The region CGCCGATCGACTTCTCCCGGCTCGACGGCACGACCGGCCGGTCGTCCAGGCCCTGCGCCAAGGCGTGCAGGTGCTCCGCGAGCGCCACGCCCAGCACCCGGCGCAGCCTCGGCAGCGGGGTCGCCGCCACGTCCGCCACCGTCTCCAGGCCGACCCGGTCCAACTGCTCGGCGGTGCGCTTGCCGACACCCCACAGCGCGGACACCGGCAGCGGGTGCAGGAACTCCAGCACCGCCGCCTTCGGCACGACCATCATGCCGTCCGGCTTGCACATCCCCGAGGCCAGCTTCGCCAGGAACTTCGTCGGCGCGACCCCGACCGAGCAGGTGACGCCCTCGGCCCGCTCGACCTGGTCGCGGATGGTCTCGGCGATCGCACCCGGTGTCGCCCGCAGCCGCCGCAGCGCGCCGCTGACGTCGAGGAACGCCTCGTCCAGGCTCAGCGGCTCGACCAGCGGCGTGATGTCGCGGAAGATCGCCATCACCCCCCGGGACACCTCCTGGTACCGGGCGTAGTTGGGCGTCACGAACACCGCGTGCGGCGCGAGCCGGCGGGCGTGCGCCGTCGGCATCGCGGAGCGCACGCCGTACTCGCGCGCCAGGTAGTTCGCCGCCGACACGACGCCGCGGTTGGCCGTGCCGCCGACGATCACCGGCTTGCCGGCCAGCTCCGGGTTGTCCCGGATCTCCACCGACGCGTAGAAGGCGTCCATGTCGACGTGCAGCATCGAGCAGCCGGTGTCGTCCGGCCACTGACCGTCACGCGCCCGGAACCGGTCGACCAGGCCGCGCGGCAGGTTGGCGCTGCGGCCCACAAGCACCTCCCGGACGAGCCTCGAACGCGTGTTCGACAGTCTAGTCCAACCGGTAGGCCCGGCGCGCGTTCTCCGACCCGATCAGGTGAGAGATCCGCACCGCGTCCGCCTCCCCGAAAGCCTGCCGCCGCATCCCCGCCTGGAGGAAGTCCGACAGCGCGCGCCGGAAGAACAGCGCGCCCAGGTGGTACAGCTCGGCCAGGCCGAACGCGTCGGTCGAGAACAGGAACTTCCCGAACGGCACGATCTCCAGCGCCTCGGCCAGCACCCGGCTCGCCTGGTGGCCCACCGTGTGGGTCGCCAACCCGAGGTCCGCGAACACGTGCGGGAACACCTGCGCGAGGTACCCGGCCGACCGGTGGAACGGGTAGTTGTGCAACAGCATGATCGGCACGCCCAGGTGCTCGGTCGCCCGGAGCAGGTCCGTCAGCAGCGACGGGTCCGCCCGGTGCAACGCCAGGTCGCGGTCGCCGTAGCCGACGTGGAACTGCACCGGCAGCCCGCGGTCCAACGCCTCCCACACCAGGAACCGCGAGAGCACCTCGTCGGCACACCGCCCACCACCGGCCGCCAACCACCGCTCGCACGCCGCCACGACCTCGCCGTCGGACGGGCGCTCCCCGGACAGTTCCAAGCCCACGCGGTAGGCCGCGATCGACTTGGCCGCCACGGCCGGGGTGCTCTCCAACGCCCGGCGCACCCGGTCCGGAAATCCCGTGGCACCCTCGATGATCACCTCTTCGGCCAGCCGCTCCAAGCGAACGACGGCGAGTTCACGAGATCCGGTGAAAACCGAAGGACCGTGCAACCTCTCCGGCCACAGCCCTCCGTCCACCAGGAACGTCGAGATCCCCGACGCCACCAGGAACGCCCGGTTCACCTCCGCCGCGCCCAACGACCGCCGGCGCGCGATGTACTCGTCCGGGCGCACGTGCGCCGGCAGGTCGAGCAAGGGCGCGCACCAGCGCCGGACCGCGAATCCGACGGACGAGTCGAACAGCGAGGTCCCCCACCGGCTGACCGTGTCGGCCTCGGTCAGCATCTCCTCGAAGCCGGTCCGGTCCAGGTCATCGCGCAACACCCCGTGGCAGTGGTGGTCCACAAGGTTCAACTCGGCCACGTAGGGCAGCAACGGGTCCACTTGTTGAACACTAGTGACCTGGTGTAACCACGCACCTCATGGACACCGCGGAACGAGACCACCGTCAGGCACAAGCCACAGCGCTGCTGGACGGCCTGGCCGATCGCGACGTCGTGGCGGTCGCGATCACCTGGGTCGACCACAGCGGCATCACACGCGTGAAGACGGTCCCGCTGGACAAACTCCCCCGCGCCGCTGCGCACGGCGTGGGCACCTCTCCCTCGTTCGACGCGTTCCTGCTCGACGACACGATCGTCGCCGGGCGCTACGCGGGCGGCCCCGTCGGCGACCTGCGGCTGCACCCCGACCTGGCCCGGATCACCGTCCTGGCCGGTCAGCCGGGGTGGGCGTGGGCACCGGCGGACCGCTACGACCAGCAGGGCGAGCCGCACCCGCAGGACGAGCGCGGCCTGGCCCGCACGATGGCCGACCGGCTGGCGGTCAACGGCTTCGAGGTGCGCGCCGGGTTCGAGGTCGAGTGGGTGGTCGGCCAGGGCGGCACGGACGACTTCCGCCCCGCCACCACCGCTCCCGCGTACGGCCACACCCGCCAGGTCGAGCTGTCCGACTACTGCGCCGACCTGATCTCCGCCCTGGTCGAGCAGAACGTGGACGTCCTCCAGTTCCACCCCGAGTACGCGGCGGGCCAGTTCGAGGTGTCCACCGCGCCCGAGGACCCGGTGCACGCGGCGGACACCGCCGTGCTCGTCCGCGAGACGATCCGGGCGATCACCATCCGGCACGGGCTGCGCGCGTCGTTCTCGCCGAAGGTCGTCTCGGACGGCGTCGGCAACGGCGGCCACCTGCACGTCAGCCTGTGGAGGGAGCGGAAGAACCTGTTCGAGGGACGGCTGCACCCGGACGCCGAGGGTTTCGCCGCGGGCGTGCTGCGGCACCTGCCCGGCCTGTGCGCCATCGGCTGCCCGTCGGTCGCGAGCTACCTGCGCTTGATCCCGTCGCACTGGGCGGGCGCGTTCGCGACGTGGGGCGTGGAGAACCGGGAGGCCGCGCTGCGGCTCGTGGAGAACCGCGACCTGGAGATCAAGTGCTTCGACCTGTCCGCGAACCCCTACCTGGTCGTGGCGGCGACGCTCGCCGCCGGTCTGGCGGGGATCGTGGACGGGGCGCACCTGCCGCCTCCGGTGACCGTGGACCCCGTGCACGTGGAAGGCGCGCAACGCCTGCCCACGTCGTTGGAGGACGCCGTGAAGGCGTTCGAGGACGACGAGGTGCTGACGGAGGCGTTCGGCGTCGAGTTCGCGGCCACCATCGCGGACGTGCGGCGCGGTGAGATCGCCAAGTTCGCCGACGCCTCGTCCGAGGAGATCACCCACGCCACCCGCTGGCGGCACTAGCCGCTCAACAACCGGCGAGAGGTCCCGACCTCCTTCCGCAACCGGGACAACGCCCGGTGCTGCGCGACCCGCACGGCACCGGGCGACGAGCCCACGACAACGGCCGTCTGCTCGGCGGTCAGCCCCACCACCACCCGCAACAGCAGGATCTCCTGCTGCTTGTCGGGCAGGATCTTCAGCAGTTCGGCGACGTGGCGGGAGAGTTCGGCGCGCAGCGCGCTCTGTTCCGGGCCGTCGGCGTCGGACGGCGAGTCGGGCACCTCGGGCACCGGCTCCGCACGGTTGCGCAGCGACGTGCGGTGCGCGTCGGCCACCTTGTGCGCCGCGATGCCGTACACGAACGCCAAGAACGGTCGTCCGTGGTCCTTGTACGTCGGCAACGCGGTAAGGACGGCCAGGCAGACCTCCTGCGCCACGTCGTCCGCCGAGGTGTACGACCGCTCCTGACGGCCCACCCGCGCACGGCAGTAGCGAACCACCAACGGGCGGACGGAGGCCAACAGCCAGGCGATGGCCATCCGGTCACCGCCGACGGCGCGGCGCACCTCGTCTTCCAGCGACTCCGGTTTCGGGGGCTCCCGTTTCGGGGGCTCCTGGTCGGGCGGGTCACCGGCCATCAGCGGTCCCCGGTCGGCGTCGGTCTCCGACCGGTGGGGACAACCTCTGGTAAGAGCGGATCTCCCATGCGGGACTCCTGGAGGTCGGCAGCGGTTTGCCGACCCCGTTTCTACCGCAATCTCACCCCTGGCGGCGGGCCAACACGTGCAGCCGCGCCGCCACGTCGCGCAGCGGCGACCGGGTCGAGGCGGCCAGTTCGAGCTCGGCCAGCGCCTCGGCCGCGCCCGGGTTGGACTCCAGCACCGAGCCCGGCACCAGGTCGGACACCACGCCGTGGCCCTGGAGCACCTCCAGCTCCAAGCCCGCGCCGAGCACCAGCGCCTCCAGCCCGGCCACGTCGAACCGGCGCTGCAACGGCTCACGGGACCCGGCGAGCTGCCCGGACTCGTCGTCCAGCAGCCGCCGCGCGTCCACGAGCCGGCCCGCGATCGCGCGGTGCAGCACGGCCGCGTACCGGTTCGCGACCAGCACCGACACAGCGCCACCCGGCGCGACGGCCTTGGCCAGCGCGTTCAGCGCCACGGCCGCGTCGTCCACGACCTCCAGCAGCCCATGACCGAGCACCAGGTCGGCGGAGGAGTCGGCGTCCAACGCGTCCGTGTCGCCCTGCACGGCCGTGATGCGCCCGGTCACACCGGCCTCTGTCGCACGCCTGTGCAGGGTGGCGAGCGCGTTGGGGCTGGGCTCGATCACGGTCACCACGCAACCTGCCACAGCGAGTGGAACGGCCCACACACCGCTGCCGCCGCCCACGTCCAGCACCCTGGGCGGTTCCCCGCCACGGCGCCGGCGCGCGGCGGCCAGCTCGGTGTCGAGCACCCTGTGTACGGCGTCCGGTCGCATGGCACTAGAGCCTAGAGACCGTAGGCTGCACTTCGTGCATACGGTGGCGGTGCTCAGCCTTAAGGGTGGCGTGGGGAAGACGACGGTCGCGTTGGGTCTCGCGTCGGCGGCGTTGCGGCGCGGGGTGCGGACGCTGGTCATCGACCTGGATCCGCAGTGCAACGCCACCTCCACGCTGGAACCCGAAGAGACCGACACCAGCATCTACGACGTTCTGCAGGACCCCACGAGCGACACCGTGCGGGCGGCCATCGCGCCCAGTGCCTGGGGCGACGGCGTGGACGTCCTGGCCGGTTCGGAGGACGCCGAGCTGCTCAACCACCCCGATCCGGGCGAGTCGCGGCTGGGCCGGCTGCGCGAGGCGCTGCGGGTGCTGGCCTCCGAGGACGACGCCGAGGAGCCCTACCAGCTGGTCCTGCTGGACTGCCCGCCGTCGCTGGGGCAGCTGACCAGGTCGGCGCTGGTGGCGGCGGACCGGGCGCTGCTGGTGACCGAGCCCACCATGTTCGCGGTGGCGGGCGTGCAGCGGGCGTTC is a window of Saccharothrix espanaensis DSM 44229 DNA encoding:
- a CDS encoding class I SAM-dependent methyltransferase, which produces MRPDAVHRVLDTELAAARRRRGGEPPRVLDVGGGSGVWAVPLAVAGCVVTVIEPSPNALATLHRRATEAGVTGRITAVQGDTDALDADSSADLVLGHGLLEVVDDAAVALNALAKAVAPGGAVSVLVANRYAAVLHRAIAGRLVDARRLLDDESGQLAGSREPLQRRFDVAGLEALVLGAGLELEVLQGHGVVSDLVPGSVLESNPGAAEALAELELAASTRSPLRDVAARLHVLARRQG
- a CDS encoding DNA polymerase IV, which translates into the protein MGRSANLPRGLVDRFRARDGQWPDDTGCSMLHVDMDAFYASVEIRDNPELAGKPVIVGGTANRGVVSAANYLAREYGVRSAMPTAHARRLAPHAVFVTPNYARYQEVSRGVMAIFRDITPLVEPLSLDEAFLDVSGALRRLRATPGAIAETIRDQVERAEGVTCSVGVAPTKFLAKLASGMCKPDGMMVVPKAAVLEFLHPLPVSALWGVGKRTAEQLDRVGLETVADVAATPLPRLRRVLGVALAEHLHALAQGLDDRPVVPSSREKSIGAEETFEVDHFDRELLRRELLRLSERSAGTLRERGLRGRTVSIKVRFADFTTITRSKTLRVATDVTQEVYKTAATLLDEQVPPGAVRLIGVRIEQLVEGEGGEQLMFDAPERGWREAEQAADQARTRFGRAAVTPATLLAAVPLQPNLPEPQPDR
- a CDS encoding type I glutamate--ammonia ligase, producing MDTAERDHRQAQATALLDGLADRDVVAVAITWVDHSGITRVKTVPLDKLPRAAAHGVGTSPSFDAFLLDDTIVAGRYAGGPVGDLRLHPDLARITVLAGQPGWAWAPADRYDQQGEPHPQDERGLARTMADRLAVNGFEVRAGFEVEWVVGQGGTDDFRPATTAPAYGHTRQVELSDYCADLISALVEQNVDVLQFHPEYAAGQFEVSTAPEDPVHAADTAVLVRETIRAITIRHGLRASFSPKVVSDGVGNGGHLHVSLWRERKNLFEGRLHPDAEGFAAGVLRHLPGLCAIGCPSVASYLRLIPSHWAGAFATWGVENREAALRLVENRDLEIKCFDLSANPYLVVAATLAAGLAGIVDGAHLPPPVTVDPVHVEGAQRLPTSLEDAVKAFEDDEVLTEAFGVEFAATIADVRRGEIAKFADASSEEITHATRWRH
- a CDS encoding amidohydrolase family protein, translated to MDPLLPYVAELNLVDHHCHGVLRDDLDRTGFEEMLTEADTVSRWGTSLFDSSVGFAVRRWCAPLLDLPAHVRPDEYIARRRSLGAAEVNRAFLVASGISTFLVDGGLWPERLHGPSVFTGSRELAVVRLERLAEEVIIEGATGFPDRVRRALESTPAVAAKSIAAYRVGLELSGERPSDGEVVAACERWLAAGGGRCADEVLSRFLVWEALDRGLPVQFHVGYGDRDLALHRADPSLLTDLLRATEHLGVPIMLLHNYPFHRSAGYLAQVFPHVFADLGLATHTVGHQASRVLAEALEIVPFGKFLFSTDAFGLAELYHLGALFFRRALSDFLQAGMRRQAFGEADAVRISHLIGSENARRAYRLD
- a CDS encoding sigma-70 family RNA polymerase sigma factor, producing the protein MAGDPPDQEPPKREPPKPESLEDEVRRAVGGDRMAIAWLLASVRPLVVRYCRARVGRQERSYTSADDVAQEVCLAVLTALPTYKDHGRPFLAFVYGIAAHKVADAHRTSLRNRAEPVPEVPDSPSDADGPEQSALRAELSRHVAELLKILPDKQQEILLLRVVVGLTAEQTAVVVGSSPGAVRVAQHRALSRLRKEVGTSRRLLSG
- a CDS encoding ParA family protein, which encodes MHTVAVLSLKGGVGKTTVALGLASAALRRGVRTLVIDLDPQCNATSTLEPEETDTSIYDVLQDPTSDTVRAAIAPSAWGDGVDVLAGSEDAELLNHPDPGESRLGRLREALRVLASEDDAEEPYQLVLLDCPPSLGQLTRSALVAADRALLVTEPTMFAVAGVQRAFEAVQSEREHNADLQPLGVVVNRVRPRSHEHQFRIEELRDIFGPLVMPVALPDRLAVQQAQGACMPIHEWGTPGAREVALAFNLLLARILRLSRSRRRPVHGDFDDEEIQEAVDA